DNA sequence from the Euwallacea fornicatus isolate EFF26 chromosome 15, ASM4011564v1, whole genome shotgun sequence genome:
atttacgAGTAGGtattgtcgtttttttttatctgcttGATCTCTGAAAAGAGAAAGTAACTGAGTAATCAGCAAAGAACGCTTAGGGagcatttattcaaaaatcttATGAAATTCAGTTTAAAGCTTGCAGGTAATAATAAGTAATACAACGACCATAAAAAGAAACTAAAGCATCTTAACAAACCTCGGTGGTCGTACTTCGTAACACTTGCTTTCAATTCGAACAAAGAACTTTACTGGTTATTTTAGAACAAGAAACCCGTAAACAAGTACACTGCTCATCTCAAGAAATCAGCGTTCCTTTGGTACCACCTTAGTTCTGCTAAACTCGCATAGATCCCGTCCTTAGACAATGAAACTGTTCCATAAATTTATCAGCGTTTTCATGAACGTAATCGTTTGACATTAAAGATAGATGCAAAGGTTTTAAGTTGGACAGTGTGCTTAACGGCAATCTTAAACCATGGGTGAGCAATGCAATTTCTTAGTGAATCACTCTTTTGGAGAAgtcaagttttattattattcattctAAAATAGATCATTCACTTTATCAAATAAAGAACtttgagaaattatttaatgaccaaacatttttatcggatatctaaataaaaaaaggctCGGAAAAGGCGCTTCAGTTCAGTGGGCACTGGTCAGGTCACTTTGGGCTCGCTCTCTTTTTAACGTATTTAGCATGATTTGTGACATCACCTTTCATGTATAGCCGatcattatttttctctttttttgcaAAAGATGTAACTTTGCTGCATGAAAAAACTGGTTTTCGTGGTCTCCCTATCACCTGCTCAGCTCACAAAGGAACGACCAGTTTTTCACCTGTGGACATTACATTGTAAcaataattcattaaacaCAGGTCATACTCGTCGTATTTTCTGCAAGATAGAGTTATATAAGTGAACGTTTTTCATGCagtttaattgttcatttagATTATCTGGCTACACGTATTTTATCGCAGAAAAACACGTGATATGTTATTAGTTCCATAAATTGCAATCACTGATAATGCTCTCAAACATAATATGTGTCATTATTTGTATGTTGCTAAAAgaggaaattaataaaaactttaaaaattgtgaagaatgtttttaatgtccgaaatatcaaataatgtgggaatttttaatggaatgaCGGACAACGATAGAATTTATACAAAAGGTTCATCACCTACGACTGGGGTTGGTCCAACGACCACTATCTTCCCGGGTTATCACTCGTCCAACTGagctataaaagaaaattttcacctATCGACATATTTTTCTTCCATAACTTTAGAGTGtgccattaaaaattcaaactttaaaaaatgcaacacTTAACCACTAATAAACTGtgaaaatatacaattatCTTGCGTTAActctatttaaatttagtgttGCTGTGCTAAACATAAAAACACATACTTAATCGTCACTATATTGTCAAGATTAAGATATGACATAAATCTGGTTtcaaatatgcaatttttattatttcaggaTAATTTAGGAGGACCCTTAAGACATCTCTGCTATCCCGGTGCCGACGTGTTTATGTTGTGCTTCTCGGTGGTGCGACCGTCTTCATTCCAATCAGCATGTGAGCGATGGGCAGATGAACTCATGCGATTGGGGGTGCCAGTAGTACTAGTAGGTTGCCAGGCGGATTTAGTCAACGATCATGATGTTCTCAGTCATCTTCGTCGACAGGTAAGCGTTGCTTTCCATAGAGAATctcaataacaattaatattgCAGAGCCAAAAGGCAGTTTCACTGACCAAAGCTCGAGATCTGGCGAGGAGACTTAATGCCACTTATGTAGAAACTTCGGCTAAAACTTGCAACCATCTCAAAGAGGCCTTTGATGAGGCCATTATCACTGCCTTAAAACGGAGGCGCGAAATGGAAAGGAAGAAATGGTGGACGAAGTTTTGTTGTTGGAAATAGCAAGATAACTTAATTGCCGGCTTtaactttacaaaaaaatactctCCTTTGTTCGTCTGTTGTTGTTTTACAATAATGAATATATGTGATATATTTATGTACGTTTAAGTGCTTCTGacgcaaaaaatgtttagaataAACGTGGTAAGTTTGTACAGAAGCGGTATAAGTGATGAGATTTTCTGGTGACTTAAATCGGTTTTGTAGTATTTTTCAGGCaagtattaataataatattgtatCTCTACTACCACGTAATTAAGAGGAATTGCACTGAACTATAGGGTGAATGCTGGATTAATCCCCAAGTATTTCTTCCATGCGTAATTGTGATTTTTGCTCACTTCCGTATAATATATAGGTAATGTGATATATTTGTGTATAACATTGTGTTGTAATCAattatgtatatgtatgtatatacttAGGAATGGCATGTCTTGaccaagaaaaaattttcttatgaatAAAATGTACTGAGTAATGTTAAAGGGTGAGCCGAAGCGTCTTTCATCATTCACGTTACTATATTTATAGGGTTATTATGTGCGATACAAAACTTAGGTAATTTTGAAAGGTCGTTTCCATTTGCaacaaaatgattaaaatagttttaccACGCGCAGAACGTTCATAGCATGAAATTATGAATGCAATGCATGCTGCTATATAACGAAAATCTCTTTCTTCTTAAATTTGGGATTAAATACCACGCATGAGGAAGTCCTCAATGTGAAGACCCGAATGGAACGTTTGCCTTagatctatatatatatatatatatatatatatatatatatatatatatatatatatatatatatacgtaaTGTAcatgttaaataaaatcaaattcatgTGCGAATCGTGAGTAAAACAGAAATGTatattattgattttgttaaataaagtacaCATACATATACCTGAATTGTTTTCTAATATGTTACTAACTTGATCGttcaaatgatattttacttgaataaagaaaaaatttattattttcgcatTGTATCTGGGGTCGGCGcacatcaaaaaaataatattaatgaattattaaaaataaaagtcccCTGCAAACTCTTCGCGAGCTACCTGCACATCTCAAAAATGACAGTGGCACGTACAGGCGCATACGAACACGTAAAACACCGTTCTGTAACAGGTATAGACAGTCCTGCGTAATAACGTCGCGTACGTTTATATGGCAACAGCGGCGTCTCTTCGATTGCTTGTTGCCACCACATCAAAGAAACGATGCATTAGGGTTACATCAGTCGTTACCATGTGGGGACGGAACTCCTCGATATAGTCACGATTTATTTTCCTTGCttataacaatttaattcttttacaaaacagcgaagtttcaaaaataaataatcggTGGCTCTACAGATGTACAAAGAGTCAGTTAGCATGTCTATTAATTAAGTTCAAACACCCGTGTATGAAGCTTGACCAGTCTGCATATGAAAAACTCTTAACTTTCGTGCGAGGAATATGACCCAATACTCGTATACCGAGTGGCACATTTCACCTCCTTTCTTCTATAGTTTGGTTATCATTGAAACAAGATTTTGATATCGTGTATATTTTACCTGTCTTAGGACGCATTccggaaaatatttctaattatatAGTATGCTCTAAAAAAGTGTGACGATACGgaacaatttcatttaatgaattatatatatatctacatattcctcaaattttgttgaaatcggTTCGATAATATCGgcgaaaacattaaaaactaaaaaaaatagcatttgCATCTCtggtttgaaaaaattaataaaaaatagaaataatatctATTTAAAGCAACTATACAAGGTGCTTATTAAGCATggtttaatagttttattaaaacagtTGGTTGATCGTTTGTATAgggtgtttaaaatttaaaagtagtaaaaacttaaatttaaaaataaagtatacACAATACCAACATTCTACTTTCAATCATAACCGAGTTATAGAAGACGGGAAGTGAAATGCGCCACCCTCTATGTTAGAGTATACAGGGTATCACAAATGAATggcataaaaagaaatattatatttctgCCATCAAAATATAAAGATCCAATGCAATAGTTGTATTCCGAAAAGTAATATTAACAAAGATGCAGagtgttaaagtttaaattttatttttggtttcatatcttattttttttcttttttcgacTTATGGTACTGACTTTTGGTATACGTGAAAGTTCGAAGATGAGAAACAAACTAGTGCTGTCGATTTTATTATAGTTAATAGGGGGCACAAGTTGAAAAAGTCTTGCCTAAGTATAAGggctctattttttttctacgcAACTCCAGTAGTcctattaataaaaagtattattcTGTTTAGtattttggataaaaaaaggtatacctgTTAATAGCCCGAAAACTTGaccattttcgagatattatataatgtataatacatataatacagaaaaactttaatttcaatcaattaaaaaaaaatgatagtAACTTTGACAACCTACATCTCTAACACTGGCAAATCAATATTCACTTTAAAAATGGCGCTCatataaacaaatcaaatgCCTACTTACTTCGTTTGACTTCGCCAGCTCTCGGCTCTATTCGAAAATACATACATACGAACGTATATAAGACATTAAACTAGCAAATATCTCGACTAGGAAGCGCAAAAAGGACAATAAAGATGGCAATAAAACCCAGTCGACGGGTCAACAATAGCCAAAGTCCTCGGGAATAACATGGAATTCCCGTAAAGAGATACGCAAAGGGCCCAATTATGATTACAGAGCAAAGAGCGGTGATACCGTTTGACTCTGATAATTAACGACCCACCACAATAGCGACCCAAAAAGCGCGATTGAGAATAAATTGAGTttgctcaatttttctttgaatttacggggttttttagtgggtgaaacccCATACAGGCTGGATGCACGGGCACCAATATCGTCTTCCGGtaagattttttatccccgGGGTTGCgtccccccaaaaaaaaaaaaaaaaaaaaaaaaaaaaaaaaaatatctcgaCAATTGTCAAGTTTTGAGACTACTAACAGGTATAcgctttttatgttaaatattaaccagaataatattttttattaataaggcTACTGAAGCTGCGTGGAAAAACATTAAAGCCCTTTTAATTAGCCAAGACGATTTCAAGTGGCGGCTCTTATTAGATACAATAAAACCGAGAGTACTAACTTATTTGCAACGTCTGAAAACTCCcaaataccaaatttaaaaaccataGGTCAAACGACtgtgaaaatatgaaataaaatttatattttaaaacccTGTATCTATGGTAATATTAACTTACTGAATATAACAATTGTGTTGGATCTTAATATTTTCACGGCAGGAATCTGATGTTGCTCTTTGCCCCATTACTtttaggacaccctgtatacctacACAAAGTGTTCATTAAGACTAGTTCCCTTTATATGCTGAaagaatattaatattattttctttgcgCAAAGAATGAAGCGCGCTTTGATAATAAAGTATAACActtacttaaataatttatttcctatACATGTGTACCCTACACTCATACTGATAATTAGTACGcttctaaaaataacaaaactatttttaaagcaGTGGCCATAGTTAAAATCATTTCAATATGCAATTTCAAACGGGCCGCTATTCACGGCTACCCCCTCTCACTTGCACTTCCATCAACGATTTTCCGTCTCTCTCATCGGTCTTGGCATGCTGACAAACTTAACGGAAATAAAACTGGTCATATTATAATCGGTTTACtgagttttttaattcctacattacaatttaataacaaGAGAAGCTTTTCGTGCTAAATTAAAGAGTTCGAAAGAGTTTTTACTCGGgaaaatagcaaaatttcTCGATATTTGCCATCAAGATGATTGGCATTGGCGTTTCCCGCCATGCCCTCTAGTGCCCGAGAGTTGACATTTACTTACTTGACGCGGCAGCACTTTCGCTATGGTCGGAAGGCTTGTAGTGTTTTTCGTGAAATTCTTTTCGTAAGGTAAATTAATTCTCACGTTTTTAGCAGAAATTGTATGAGGGCACCAAAAACTCGATTTTCTCTAGCcaacatatatttttagagCCGACAATTTACTTGACTTTTAGCAGGCATCCTTTTTCTTTACGTCTGTctaatcggccattttgctTGACAGCAGGCGAGCAAGCCACAGAGCCCGTTCTTTCGGCGTTGTAGGTCAAAAAGCTCGTTCAAAGAAAATCCTCTTTTTGGCGCTAAATATAAAAAGAGCAATCAACTTCGCACCTTCAATTATGACCGATGAATTGATGTTTACTACGTTTAGGTGGAAAGCCGTCAAATAAACTATGGATGAAATCAGTGAGGAAATCGCAAAGGAAGGAGGACATAGGCCTAGCGTCTCTATGCCCTCATTAGACTCTAGTGAATATTTTCCCACCCTAACCACAAATTCCGAAAACGAGGAGTTTATACCTACAGACACCTTGGCTGTGGAATCTGCAAGCGGGGCTCCTCAAGAAGCCCAAGGTGCCGAAGCGACTTCTGAAACTTCAATCGAATCGGAAGCTCCTAATTCATTCATCAATGAAGATTCAGAAGAACCCTTGATAAACAGTGAACATTTAAATCAAGCTCTGTCTTCAGAATCTGAAGTTTTAAGTGAACCAGCTGCTGGGACTGTGCAAAGTGAACTTGAAGATTCACAGGTAAAAATATAGAACTTATTTGGCAAAACAAATTACTCTATTGTATAAACTACTAAGactaaataaaatcaactTTTGATGCTTTTTTAAAGGAGCTAAGTCAAggggaaatttttgttttggtgGTTTTGCTATTTTTCACACTTAATTACCCTtagttattataaaatttggtGTTTTAGATGTTTCAGTATATGTACATAATACAAAGAACAACCAAAAACTGATACAAATTTAATCATCTTTATTGTTAGATGTTTTGagatttaatgtttttaaaagtttctcTTCAATGTTGTTATGTACTGTATAAACCCAGTATTAGGGTAGTCTGACAATAAGCCttgtatatattattatttcaaactAAACAATTTTGTAGCTATATTCAAAATTGCTTCATAAATTGCACTTATTGTAGAATCTATATCAGAGTAATATTACAAGTGTATAAATTCATTCGTGGTTAAGAGTGCTTCTAAACCAATTTTGTGTGCTCTAACTAAATTTGGCTGGATATTTAACTTTTCATCATACAGCTGAAAATGAGATTGCACAAAATCTTtgactatatttttttaatatcttttactttttaaaatggtttagATCAAAGTGTATTTTTAAGCTTCAACCATTGCTTGAATACTGTACCTTTCTAATCCTTTCTTCAAAGTATTCCATATTTAGTTTTACTGCATTTTAGAATTAGAATTATTAGAcagtttgttattattttttttttttaggtggaAGAAGATCCTTCTATTGCCATAGACCAGTTCATCCAGAAAATAGCAGATGAACAGCTCAGCTCAAAACGCATTGAAGAGCGCCAGGAAGAGGAGGCCAAAGAGCAGGATGAAGTTGCGATAGATATGATTAGTGAGCCTCCAGGCAGCAGCCTTGAGCAAATGGATACATTGGAGAGATCAGTACCAAATGAAACAGAAAAAGATAAGGAGCCACAAGAAGAAGCCAGAAGTGTTTCACCAATAATTACAGAAAAGGTCAGTGAAGCCATGGAAGTTGATGAAAACACTGATTATGCTCAAAAAGGAGACAGTGAGCATATGGTAAGTCGGAGGTATACTTAGAACGTTTAGTAGAGAAGCACTTTTCTTTGTAGAAAATTTGGCAATCTATTATTGTTTTGTAGGCTGAGTCTAtagaagaaattcaaaaagaattGGAAAAGAATccaccaaagaaaaaaattccttcaGAGAGCAATGGATGTAAAGTGCAAGATGCCCCAGTTAAAGATAATCAAATGCAAGCTGAAGAAAAGCAAATTGAGGATATTTTAGCAGGCAAAGATATAGGAGATATCCTAGAAACTTCCCTCTTAAAAGATAATACTCCTACTCCTACCATTCAGGATTCTGCAGATGTGGCCAAAGACCCTGCCCTCATTGAAAGTAAGACTTATTCCACAGTATTTACGtttttaatacgttttctctcttttagaagctcaagaagatatCAAAAACTTGGATGTTCTGGTTTGTGGCGGGTGCCACAATTCCTTTCATTATATTCAAGAATTTTCAAACCACAAAAAGGGGAATTGTACTAAAACCTCCGTTTTAATTGGGGTTTGTGAGGTGGAAAGTAAACCCCAAACTTGGGGATTCATTTTGTGGAAATCAAAACATCTGAAGgtgatttttgtttgtgttGAATTTGAGTTAGTTATTGTGATCTTATGTTCAGAATTATGGAGATGAAGTTCCATCTTCATGGGCAATTTACCAAAAATGGTGCAAACTGCCACAAGCGGATATGAATGCCTGGATAACCGCGGGTCAGTCAATTCAATTCGCGAGCAAAATCGCTAATGCGAAGGTAACAGAAGTTAGGCCTGGAATTAAACCTGTTAAACAAACTATAGTCCAGAAAgtaagttaatattttattattaaattggtTTTATAGTTATTGTGGTTGTTTCAGGTTGTTCAGACGGCTTCACCGCCACTAGAACTTGGTATGTTTTGGTGTTTATAATGGAGATCAAGTGTAAAGTGTCAATTCatgtttaaaatgaattattaaattttcttcttagAGCAAACTTACTAAAACTATAGATAGACAAAACTCGTTtaactatattaaattttggctGCACATACCTTAAAAAATTGCTCTTGAAAGGGAATTTCTACAACTGGTAATTTCTGCAAATGTCAAAaagtttaacaattaaaaaaatcgactttAAAATGctattattttaacttatgtCACATTGATTAATTCATTTCAGTGGAGAGCAACAAGGAAAACTCAAACATAGCTGCAAGTAACATCAATAGAAAAAGTCTGAACAAACCTGTCCAATTGAACAACGACGTTACTATAATGCCCAGCACAAAGGTAACTTTATTATATCAGATCATGGGATTTGTATTAGAGTaacattttcagaaaaacgaatttgtcGTGGAGAAAATCATGGCCAAGCGATTCAATCCCCGGAAAAAAACCTGGGAGTACAATATTAAGTGGGAGAACTTTGGACAGTAAGTTTGGAAAGTAGTTGGTTGATAAACGCATATGCATTAGACGACGTATATActtcaataaaattgataaaaagtaCTTTTGGCCAACCTTGGTTTACTTGAAAACCTATAGAaaagctttaatttttaattgaaaacgtATAAAGTTGGTGCgttaattgtttttctttagtgATTCGAATACTTGGGAACCTATAAACAACTTGAGTcattgcaaaaaattgttggaaCAGTTCGAGGAGCAATTGAAGCGGATGAAAGAGGAAAAGGCAAAGCACTCTCAAACTCCTAAAGGCCGCGGCAGACCGTCCAATGCAAAGTCAGTGGCCACAAAATCTGTCAGCAATTTTGTTCCTATAGCGCCAAAGATCAGCAACATAGTCGGAGGAGTGAGCGAAGATTATGGCGGGGATTCTAGGTAGATTATAATAGGTTTAAAATtggcattaataattttctgattttcaGTAGTCGGCCTCAACGTTTCAGCAAGCAAAAGGCCATGAGTCAGGTGAAGGAATGGTGCGGAAACATTTCGGACGACGAGAGTGCCGGTAGCTTGAAACGGAAATATGAAACTGACGACAGTGATGAGGATTTCGATGACAAGAAGATAAAATTGGAGGACGATTCGGACGACTCTAGCAAATtctcaaaatcaaaaatatccaCAAAGAAAGGTAATGAGCCagtgtttcaattttttcatctttttgtgtctttttttGCACATTCAGGGTCGACTTCAAAAACTATGACCACGAAGTCACCGATCTCCGTACGAAACGGCAACAACACACAGCAGGCTTTACCCTCAAACATTCTGATTCCAGATGCCAATGGAGTAGTCCGAATTAATCAGAAGCAACTACCCTCTTTGAGCTCGGGAGTTTACATAATGTCAAAAACTGCAGGTGACTACCCCGATTGCAACAACTAACTCTCATTTGCACCATTTCTTATATTCGAGTATATACACTAAAATGCACTGCTGTAAGGCTAATTTGTCGTTCATTGTGGAACGGCATAAACAATAATCTACAAGAACTGGATGTAGCCAGCAGTCCActgaaaatgttaaagaaCACATAGTAGTTGAGGTAGATGTCACATGTACCCATGAATTACTTCAAGACTTTATTGTCAACTAAAACTAGTGTTTTGAGATGAAACTTgaatttatagtaaaatctCTAGTCTTGCTTATAGTGTTGCTCTAtcagtttaaaataattttagcaaGGCGACATTGCCAGTTATATAAAAAGAGTAGTGGCAACTCCGATATGTTAAATGAAACCAtcaaggtttttttaaatctatttaatCAATGACATTTActcacattttcaattatctacTGTACTTTTAACTATTTCAGTGCAATTTAATTGAGCATCTATTTACAATAAGCATTGCCATCAACAAAGTAAGCTCAAATCAGATTTGCTtacgaattttcattttataattttatccaTGATGTTAATGTTTTTGGTATTTGCTTTGTTTTGTGTAAACGTTAAAACGTCCCACGTATAAAGAAGTATAAAGCCTCGATATTCGTGATGTCACTTCGAGTTCTTCTAGATTACTCATAAGTGAAAAGGATTATAACGGtcattaaagtaaataatattagaCCCAACTGCAGTTTCGAGAGAATTGGTGTGAATGACTCTAAACATCGATTGTATACCATAGTTTTAAATTCGATCTGAGATGTTAATGTCGTATTTGACAtatatttcattgtttattcGTCAAGATATCCATTTTAACAGCAGGTGGAGTTTAAAAGGACGGTATACTACTGGCCATGAAGGATTTTCTTAAGTGGTGGTGTTCTAGGTATTATCAAGCTGGACTCAAATACGTCTAAAGTGGCCACCAGTGGGGGACAAACAATCGTGAAAGTGGCGCCAAAAATCGGACAAACGcagattaaaattgttaagaaaGACGGAAATACTACCAAACAAATAATCCAcgtaattataattttcttatggGTTTTGGGCAAATTTGTTGAATATAGAAGGAACTAACTTAAATTGAAAGAGATCAACGGTTTGAACCAAGAAATTCTCCTTCTATTGGGTGTTTAACTctgtgtatatttttttaggttgcACCGAAAATTGTTACAACCCCAATGAAGACAACGGCTGCTAAGCCTGGAACTGCCCAGAAgtgagttttaaaagtttatggATCATTTTGAACCATAATGACCGTTTCTAGGGCGACaccaaaacttaaaaaagagGTGAAAAGGATCAATCAAACGGACACCACTCCAAAACCagttctaaaagaaaaaagatcAGAAACGCCTCCGCCACTAGCAAAACAAACTCACGATTCAGATTCTGACGATGGATTGGAACCTTTACCGTTCCCCGATGCGGACGAGCCGATTCCTGACGTCGCCGAAGAAGAACCAAACGAGGATTTCGTTTTAGATCCTGAAACTGGTGAGTTGAAGCTTTGTCTTTCTTAAGATGGggatatatttgaaattcaggCAAAATCGCTGGAGTGGAATACGTCGACAAGCCAGTGGTGATCAAGACAGAGCCTTCGCCGTTACCACCCACCACCAGTGAATTGGAGAATATCGTGAAAATGGCCGCGGCAAATATTTCAGACGACGACGTGCAAGACAGCGGCAGCCAGGCAAGTATTAACCTAAATTAACTGTCGTGACGTTATGACAGCCATAACCTATTTATGGAAATTcacaaatgttaaaaatgttttaaatatttgcaattttatgtaaagaaaaaaatgacacattccctattttcaatattctttttcttctGCGGATCATTTTACTTGTGgcatttccttttttttattattttttgtgtattttgtaATGCAGATATTATAGATACGTGTATAGATATGGACTATTTGAATACATCTGAAGTTGACGTCATCAgttattgattaatatttatatatctcTCTCAGGATGATCCATTGTTTAAGATTGAAAAAGAGTCAAAACCTATTCCACTCAAGAAACCCGAACCTAAACCTACCGGCGGCACAATTAGGAAGGTAGTTAAATACACCATTGGTGGACAGACCGTTAGGACTGAAACGCAAATccttaataaaactttagcGAGTATGTGGAGGAAagcagttttaaattattgtaattcaAATGGATAATGTTCTTTAGGTCAGAATAAGCCATTACTGAATGTAGGCCCTCCGAGATTGGCGGTTCAACAACCACAACCGAGACGAGTTGTTCAACAGAAAGTCATTAATCAAATGGTGTCGCAAAGAGCCCCAGTGCAGCAACCGAGAACAGTGGTTCGGCACGTTATCGAGCCTACCAGGCCCAGTCAAGGaggttttaattcattttaactaTTACTAATTACAGTTTTTG
Encoded proteins:
- the LOC136343813 gene encoding cdc42 homolog; translated protein: MKMTPQCNPVLHYTKQPLLSPGNQVTVVSTNVGKRAQKNERKKGSKSRMKCVIVGDKQVGKTALAMSYSNDSFPNEYIPTAYDNYNVVVQVDGKPIRLEICDTAGEDNLGGPLRHLCYPGADVFMLCFSVVRPSSFQSACERWADELMRLGVPVVLVGCQADLVNDHDVLSHLRRQSQKAVSLTKARDLARRLNATYVETSAKTCNHLKEAFDEAIITALKRRREMERKKWWTKFCCWK
- the Chro gene encoding microtubule-associated protein futsch isoform X1, whose translation is MDEISEEIAKEGGHRPSVSMPSLDSSEYFPTLTTNSENEEFIPTDTLAVESASGAPQEAQGAEATSETSIESEAPNSFINEDSEEPLINSEHLNQALSSESEVLSEPAAGTVQSELEDSQVEEDPSIAIDQFIQKIADEQLSSKRIEERQEEEAKEQDEVAIDMISEPPGSSLEQMDTLERSVPNETEKDKEPQEEARSVSPIITEKVSEAMEVDENTDYAQKGDSEHMAESIEEIQKELEKNPPKKKIPSESNGCKVQDAPVKDNQMQAEEKQIEDILAGKDIGDILETSLLKDNTPTPTIQDSADVAKDPALIEKAQEDIKNLDVLVCGGCHNSFHYIQEFSNHKKGNCTKTSVLIGVCEVESKPQTWGFILWKSKHLKNYGDEVPSSWAIYQKWCKLPQADMNAWITAGQSIQFASKIANAKVTEVRPGIKPVKQTIVQKVVQTASPPLELVESNKENSNIAASNINRKSLNKPVQLNNDVTIMPSTKKNEFVVEKIMAKRFNPRKKTWEYNIKWENFGHDSNTWEPINNLSHCKKLLEQFEEQLKRMKEEKAKHSQTPKGRGRPSNAKSVATKSVSNFVPIAPKISNIVGGVSEDYGGDSSSRPQRFSKQKAMSQVKEWCGNISDDESAGSLKRKYETDDSDEDFDDKKIKLEDDSDDSSKFSKSKISTKKGSTSKTMTTKSPISVRNGNNTQQALPSNILIPDANGVVRINQKQLPSLSSGVYIMSKTAGIIKLDSNTSKVATSGGQTIVKVAPKIGQTQIKIVKKDGNTTKQIIHVAPKIVTTPMKTTAAKPGTAQKATPKLKKEVKRINQTDTTPKPVLKEKRSETPPPLAKQTHDSDSDDGLEPLPFPDADEPIPDVAEEEPNEDFVLDPETGKIAGVEYVDKPVVIKTEPSPLPPTTSELENIVKMAAANISDDDVQDSGSQDDPLFKIEKESKPIPLKKPEPKPTGGTIRKVVKYTIGGQTVRTETQILNKTLASQNKPLLNVGPPRLAVQQPQPRRVVQQKVINQMVSQRAPVQQPRTVVRHVIEPTRPSQGGINVVRKTVSTTPKSKFSVTPPKRSLPPTKTYSALGGIRHTSPSGGTSKTQFYTAKSGSQPMTTTFSGGVRRIGNTVVRPAISTQKAPVTRIIQRVASSPKKSISQQPSYSQLQTRTVGPTKPRMVINMPSLTEDDIPSMQGTKQASKAAPAGQKPSPAVQKSAPAVQKSAPKPVVPKPEIKIENTASEAVKVSNEDTLGVEDTTDWSSFTMADNDNPIYVTGDDGTIYQVAGQNEQGQTILITQGPDGQQQCLLVTSEIGEVTSEDRTVQPNTNTAVTPELAESALLAQPQENELSIPPTIAAPEDESIQTPLQIKTDPAEMEGIEEGQQDQVVAQVVRTEPPSPGGTHKVVVMLPDGNLMVTQVSPEEYASLELE
- the Chro gene encoding microtubule-associated protein futsch isoform X2, with translation MDEISEEIAKEGGHRPSVSMPSLDSSEYFPTLTTNSENEEFIPTDTLAVESASGAPQEAQGAEATSETSIESEAPNSFINEDSEEPLINSEHLNQALSSESEVLSEPAAGTVQSELEDSQVEEDPSIAIDQFIQKIADEQLSSKRIEERQEEEAKEQDEVAIDMISEPPGSSLEQMDTLERSVPNETEKDKEPQEEARSVSPIITEKVSEAMEVDENTDYAQKGDSEHMAESIEEIQKELEKNPPKKKIPSESNGCKVQDAPVKDNQMQAEEKQIEDILAGKDIGDILETSLLKDNTPTPTIQDSADVAKDPALIEKAQEDIKNLDVLVCGGCHNSFHYIQEFSNHKKGNCTKTSVLIGVCEVESKPQTWGFILWKSKHLKNYGDEVPSSWAIYQKWCKLPQADMNAWITAGQSIQFASKIANAKVTEVRPGIKPVKQTIVQKVVQTASPPLELVESNKENSNIAASNINRKSLNKPVQLNNDVTIMPSTKKNEFVVEKIMAKRFNPRKKTWEYNIKWENFGHDSNTWEPINNLSHCKKLLEQFEEQLKRMKEEKAKHSQTPKGRGRPSNAKSVATKSVSNFVPIAPKISNIVGGVSEDYGGDSSRPQRFSKQKAMSQVKEWCGNISDDESAGSLKRKYETDDSDEDFDDKKIKLEDDSDDSSKFSKSKISTKKGSTSKTMTTKSPISVRNGNNTQQALPSNILIPDANGVVRINQKQLPSLSSGVYIMSKTAGIIKLDSNTSKVATSGGQTIVKVAPKIGQTQIKIVKKDGNTTKQIIHVAPKIVTTPMKTTAAKPGTAQKATPKLKKEVKRINQTDTTPKPVLKEKRSETPPPLAKQTHDSDSDDGLEPLPFPDADEPIPDVAEEEPNEDFVLDPETGKIAGVEYVDKPVVIKTEPSPLPPTTSELENIVKMAAANISDDDVQDSGSQDDPLFKIEKESKPIPLKKPEPKPTGGTIRKVVKYTIGGQTVRTETQILNKTLASQNKPLLNVGPPRLAVQQPQPRRVVQQKVINQMVSQRAPVQQPRTVVRHVIEPTRPSQGGINVVRKTVSTTPKSKFSVTPPKRSLPPTKTYSALGGIRHTSPSGGTSKTQFYTAKSGSQPMTTTFSGGVRRIGNTVVRPAISTQKAPVTRIIQRVASSPKKSISQQPSYSQLQTRTVGPTKPRMVINMPSLTEDDIPSMQGTKQASKAAPAGQKPSPAVQKSAPAVQKSAPKPVVPKPEIKIENTASEAVKVSNEDTLGVEDTTDWSSFTMADNDNPIYVTGDDGTIYQVAGQNEQGQTILITQGPDGQQQCLLVTSEIGEVTSEDRTVQPNTNTAVTPELAESALLAQPQENELSIPPTIAAPEDESIQTPLQIKTDPAEMEGIEEGQQDQVVAQVVRTEPPSPGGTHKVVVMLPDGNLMVTQVSPEEYASLELE